The proteins below are encoded in one region of Desulfomicrobium apsheronum:
- a CDS encoding glycerol-3-phosphate dehydrogenase/oxidase: MKIRTRDNILEAAMLRSDILDRLDTDTTWDMIIIGGGATGLGCGVDAASRGYRALLLEAHDFSQGTSSRSTKLVHGGVRYLQQGNVALVMDALHERGVLLRNAPHLVYNQAFVVPDYKWWERPFYGVGLKLYDMLAGKLGFGRSRILSRSKTLNMIPNLEPTDLRGGVIYYDGQFDDSRLAITLAKTMQDLGGLPVNHMAVTALLKDDEGQIGGVEARDSLTGKTRRLRAKVVINATGVFVDDILRMDDVNAPKLIAPSQGIHLVLDKSFSPGDTAIMVPHTDDGRVIFLVPWHGRVLVGTTDVALDGPNHEPRPMEEEITFLLEHAGRYLTRDPKRSDILSVFAGIRPLIRAEGADRTSSLSRDHHLTISQGGLVTIAGGKWTTYRKMGEDTVNQAARFAGLPAHSCKTENLPLHGWMNGLDPRDHLSVYGSDIEEIREMIRRDPELGKPLHYKLPYLRAEVVWAVRREWARTLSDVLRHRTRALILDAAVSMIIARDVAEIMAQELDQDKNWIEEQVSSFRELARTYLAG, translated from the coding sequence ATGAAAATCCGCACACGCGACAACATCCTGGAGGCAGCCATGCTCAGATCCGATATTCTTGACCGACTCGATACCGACACCACCTGGGACATGATCATCATCGGCGGTGGCGCCACGGGCCTGGGCTGCGGCGTGGACGCAGCCAGCAGGGGGTACAGGGCGCTGCTCCTTGAAGCGCACGATTTCTCGCAAGGCACGTCCAGCCGCTCCACCAAGCTGGTGCACGGCGGCGTGCGCTACCTGCAGCAGGGCAACGTGGCCCTGGTCATGGACGCCCTGCACGAACGCGGCGTGCTGCTGCGAAACGCCCCCCATCTGGTCTACAATCAGGCCTTTGTCGTGCCGGACTACAAGTGGTGGGAGCGCCCCTTCTACGGCGTGGGCCTGAAACTTTACGACATGCTGGCCGGCAAGCTCGGTTTCGGCCGTTCGCGCATCCTGTCACGCTCGAAAACCCTGAACATGATCCCCAACCTCGAACCCACGGACCTGCGCGGCGGGGTCATCTACTATGACGGCCAGTTCGACGATTCCCGCCTGGCCATCACCCTGGCCAAGACCATGCAGGATCTCGGCGGACTGCCGGTCAACCACATGGCCGTGACCGCGCTCCTCAAGGACGATGAAGGCCAGATCGGCGGCGTGGAAGCCCGGGACTCCCTGACAGGCAAAACCCGGCGGCTGCGGGCCAAGGTCGTCATCAACGCGACAGGCGTGTTCGTCGACGACATCCTGCGCATGGACGACGTGAATGCTCCAAAACTGATCGCCCCGTCCCAGGGCATCCATCTGGTGCTCGACAAATCCTTCTCCCCCGGGGACACGGCCATCATGGTCCCGCACACGGACGACGGCCGGGTCATCTTCCTCGTACCCTGGCACGGACGCGTGCTGGTCGGAACGACGGACGTGGCCCTGGACGGCCCGAACCACGAACCCAGGCCCATGGAGGAGGAAATCACCTTCCTGCTCGAACACGCCGGACGCTACCTGACCCGTGACCCAAAACGCAGCGACATCCTGAGCGTCTTTGCGGGCATCCGGCCGCTGATCCGGGCCGAGGGGGCGGACCGGACCTCGTCCCTGTCCCGCGATCATCACCTGACCATCTCCCAGGGCGGCCTGGTGACCATCGCTGGCGGCAAGTGGACCACGTATCGCAAGATGGGCGAGGACACGGTGAATCAGGCCGCGCGCTTCGCGGGTCTTCCCGCCCACTCCTGCAAGACCGAGAACCTGCCCCTGCACGGCTGGATGAACGGACTTGATCCGCGCGATCACCTCTCGGTCTACGGCAGCGACATCGAGGAGATCCGCGAGATGATCCGCCGCGACCCGGAGCTGGGCAAGCCGCTGCACTACAAGCTGCCCTACCTGCGCGCCGAGGTGGTCTGGGCCGTGCGCCGCGAATGGGCCCGGACCCTGTCCGACGTGCTGCGTCACCGCACACGCGCGCTCATCCTGGACGCGGCCGTGAGCATGATCATCGCCCGCGACGTGGCCGAAATCATGGCCCAAGAACTGGACCAGGACAAAAACTGGATCGAGGAGCAGGTCAGCTCCTTCAGGGAACTGGCGAGGACGTATCTGGCAGGCTGA
- a CDS encoding HAD family hydrolase translates to MNLTKRPKAVFWDIDGTLITTEGLHYEVIRDWCAARGYILTEAANDELLGKTMPEKWAILESRLPAGLTEEDFRADCARAYMAGLRADMMRPAPVAAVRRLHELGVTQAAVSNGEAPVIEANLRVLGLWDLMAFTVCGNDVPSGKPAPDPYLEAARRAGCAPGECMAVEDSMVGVTSAAGGGLITLAWPEAVSGVEADMPGATLVVLEDSDFPWTVFEN, encoded by the coding sequence ATGAATTTGACCAAGCGGCCCAAAGCCGTCTTCTGGGATATCGACGGCACGCTCATAACCACCGAAGGGCTGCACTACGAAGTCATTCGCGACTGGTGCGCCGCCCGGGGGTACATCTTGACCGAGGCCGCCAACGACGAATTGCTCGGCAAGACCATGCCGGAGAAATGGGCCATTCTTGAGAGCCGTCTGCCCGCCGGACTGACCGAGGAGGATTTCAGGGCGGACTGTGCCCGCGCCTACATGGCGGGACTGCGGGCCGACATGATGCGTCCGGCTCCTGTGGCGGCGGTAAGGCGCCTGCATGAGCTGGGCGTCACGCAGGCGGCCGTTTCCAACGGCGAGGCCCCCGTCATCGAGGCCAATCTACGCGTTCTGGGACTGTGGGATTTGATGGCGTTCACGGTCTGCGGCAACGATGTGCCCAGCGGCAAGCCCGCGCCGGACCCCTATCTTGAGGCCGCCAGACGCGCCGGGTGCGCCCCGGGCGAATGCATGGCCGTGGAGGATTCCATGGTCGGCGTGACCTCTGCCGCCGGTGGCGGTTTGATCACCCTCGCCTGGCCCGAAGCGGTCTCGGGAGTTGAGGCTGACATGCCCGGAGCGACCCTTGTGGTGCTGGAGGATTCCGATTTTCCCTGGACCGTTTTTGAAAATTGA
- a CDS encoding 6-phosphofructokinase: MALKRVGILTGGGDCSGLNAVIRAVTRTAVIQYGAEVVGLEDGFDGLVFNRTMALTTGSTKDILTLGGTILGTTNKGNPFAYREFDDKGEIVVRDLSAQAMETFRSLELDCLFVVGGEGTLELGYKFQQMGMPVVGIPKTIDNDLFGTDYTFGFQTAVQVACDAMDRLHTTGRSHDRVMILEVMGRNAGWIALEAGLAGGAHIILIPEIPYNLDNVVTKIRHRIRGKSPFSIIMVAEGAREEGGERITQGTAGTRLQGVEQLGGIGFHLANQIRERIPLEVRTTVLGHIQRGGSPTAFDRVLGTRLGAAAVDAAARGDFGTMVALKTPDIVLVPLSELAGLCRTVPVDHQLLRAAEATGVNLGRGAM; this comes from the coding sequence ATGGCTTTGAAACGTGTGGGAATTTTGACCGGCGGGGGCGATTGCTCCGGGCTCAACGCCGTGATCCGGGCCGTGACCCGGACGGCCGTCATCCAGTACGGGGCCGAGGTGGTAGGGCTGGAAGACGGCTTCGACGGTCTGGTCTTCAATCGGACCATGGCACTGACCACCGGAAGCACCAAGGACATCCTGACCCTGGGTGGGACGATCCTCGGGACCACCAACAAGGGTAACCCGTTCGCCTACCGCGAGTTTGACGACAAGGGGGAGATCGTGGTCCGCGATCTCTCGGCCCAGGCCATGGAGACCTTCCGCTCCCTGGAGCTGGACTGTCTCTTCGTGGTCGGCGGCGAGGGCACCCTGGAGCTGGGGTACAAGTTCCAGCAGATGGGCATGCCCGTGGTCGGCATCCCCAAGACCATCGACAACGACCTCTTCGGCACGGATTACACCTTCGGCTTCCAGACCGCCGTGCAGGTGGCCTGCGACGCCATGGACCGACTGCACACCACGGGCCGCAGCCACGACCGGGTCATGATCCTTGAAGTCATGGGCCGCAACGCCGGATGGATCGCCCTGGAGGCGGGCCTGGCCGGGGGCGCGCATATCATCCTCATTCCGGAGATTCCCTACAACCTGGACAATGTCGTGACCAAGATCCGGCATCGCATTCGCGGCAAGAGCCCGTTCAGCATCATCATGGTGGCCGAGGGCGCCAGGGAGGAGGGTGGCGAACGCATCACCCAGGGCACGGCCGGGACCAGGCTGCAGGGCGTGGAGCAGCTGGGCGGCATCGGATTCCATCTGGCCAACCAGATTCGCGAACGCATTCCGCTGGAAGTACGCACCACGGTGCTGGGCCATATCCAGCGCGGCGGCTCGCCCACGGCCTTCGACCGGGTGCTGGGCACGCGGCTGGGCGCGGCGGCGGTGGACGCGGCCGCGCGCGGTGATTTCGGGACCATGGTGGCCCTCAAAACCCCGGACATCGTGCTGGTGCCCCTCTCGGAACTGGCCGGACTGTGCCGCACCGTGCCCGTGGACCATCAGCTCCTCCGCGCGGCCGAGGCCACGGGCGTAAACCTGGGGCGCGGGGCCATGTAG
- the rhuM gene encoding RhuM family protein → MEEPATCKDFLQVQQEGSRKVQRSRKMYNLDVIISVGYRVNSRRGVRFRQWASSVLKDHLLKGYSLNRQRLGERGQEEAQAALDLMSRTLVSARSEATARTRFALPLAK, encoded by the coding sequence TTGGAAGAACCGGCAACGTGTAAGGATTTTTTACAAGTTCAACAGGAAGGTTCACGCAAAGTTCAGCGGTCGCGCAAAATGTACAATCTCGATGTCATCATCTCCGTCGGCTACAGGGTCAACTCCAGACGCGGCGTGCGCTTCCGGCAATGGGCCTCGTCCGTGCTCAAGGACCATCTGCTCAAAGGGTATTCCCTGAACCGCCAGCGGCTCGGCGAACGCGGGCAGGAAGAGGCACAGGCCGCCCTCGACCTCATGTCGCGGACCCTTGTGAGCGCGCGATCTGAGGCAACGGCGCGAACTCGGTTCGCGCTTCCCTTGGCGAAATAA
- a CDS encoding O-acetylhomoserine aminocarboxypropyltransferase/cysteine synthase family protein, producing MQRFETKALHGGYTPDATGSRAVPVHRTSAYLFKDAEHAADLFALRQAGNIYTRLGGPTQEILETRLAQLEGGKAALALASGTAAIHYTVINICRQGDELVSSSTLYGGTHTMFAAILPDAGITTRFVDIHNPDAVRAAINERTRLIFTEVIGNPALDVANIEALAAIAHEHGLPLVVDATFTTPYLFRPLEYGADIVVHSLTKWIGGHGTAIGGAVVDGGSFDWTDPKFALYNEPDSSYHGMRYAHDLGEMNHLAFILRMRLVPLRNLGACLSPDNCWIFLQGLETLALRMERHSENALQVAEFLAGHPKVSWVRYPGLPGDPSYDLARTMFPRGFGGMVVFGVKGGLDAGRDFIGRLGMVSHLANVGDAKSLAIHPASTTHSQLSEEEQFAGGITPDLVRFSVGIEHIDDILADLDQALE from the coding sequence ATGCAACGATTTGAAACCAAGGCCCTGCACGGCGGCTACACCCCCGACGCCACGGGTTCGCGCGCCGTCCCGGTGCATCGCACTTCGGCCTATCTGTTCAAGGATGCCGAGCATGCGGCCGACCTGTTCGCCCTGCGTCAGGCGGGCAACATCTACACCCGTCTCGGAGGGCCGACCCAGGAGATCCTGGAGACCCGCCTGGCCCAGCTCGAAGGCGGCAAGGCCGCCCTGGCCCTGGCTTCGGGCACGGCGGCCATCCATTACACGGTCATCAACATCTGCCGCCAGGGCGACGAGCTGGTCTCGTCCTCGACCCTCTACGGCGGCACGCATACCATGTTCGCCGCCATCCTGCCCGACGCCGGGATCACCACCCGGTTCGTCGACATCCACAACCCGGATGCCGTGCGCGCGGCCATAAACGAACGCACCCGGCTCATCTTCACCGAGGTCATCGGTAATCCGGCCCTGGACGTGGCCAACATCGAGGCCCTGGCCGCCATTGCCCACGAGCACGGGCTGCCGCTGGTGGTGGACGCGACCTTCACCACTCCCTACCTGTTCCGGCCCCTGGAATACGGGGCGGACATAGTTGTGCATTCACTGACCAAATGGATCGGCGGGCACGGCACGGCCATCGGAGGCGCGGTCGTCGACGGGGGCAGCTTCGACTGGACCGACCCGAAGTTCGCCCTCTACAACGAGCCCGACTCTTCCTACCATGGCATGCGCTACGCCCATGATCTCGGCGAGATGAATCATCTGGCCTTCATTCTGCGCATGCGCCTGGTGCCGCTCAGAAATCTTGGAGCGTGCCTCTCGCCCGACAACTGCTGGATCTTCCTGCAGGGCCTCGAAACCCTGGCCCTGCGCATGGAGCGGCACAGCGAGAATGCGTTGCAGGTGGCCGAATTCCTGGCCGGGCACCCGAAGGTTTCCTGGGTGCGCTATCCCGGCCTGCCGGGCGACCCTTCCTACGACCTGGCCCGGACCATGTTCCCGCGCGGGTTCGGCGGCATGGTCGTGTTCGGGGTCAAGGGAGGGCTTGATGCAGGGCGGGATTTCATCGGCCGCCTGGGCATGGTTTCGCATCTGGCCAATGTTGGCGACGCCAAGAGCCTGGCCATCCATCCGGCCAGCACCACCCACTCCCAGTTGTCGGAAGAGGAGCAGTTCGCGGGGGGCATCACCCCGGATCTGGTCCGCTTTTCCGTCGGGATCGAGCACATCGACGACATCCTGGCCGACCTGGACCAGGCGCTGGAGTGA
- the metW gene encoding methionine biosynthesis protein MetW: MAAEQCRDLPELRFDLRIVASWIEPGSRVLDLGCADGKLLRVLRDTKDVVGLGIEHDEDEVVSCIAQGLSVIHGDINRELAGFPDNAFDYVVVSQTLQQAYEPTALLQQLLRVGRRGIVSFPNFCCLPIRLQMAFSGHVPVTPELPYQWYNTPNIRVLSLEDFRAYSRAVPFSITRSLAVNPSGDGGMREVRFWPNLLASYGIFMITAA; encoded by the coding sequence ATGGCTGCTGAACAATGCCGGGATCTGCCGGAACTGCGCTTCGACCTGCGCATAGTGGCCTCCTGGATCGAGCCGGGCAGCCGGGTGCTCGATCTTGGCTGCGCCGACGGAAAACTGCTGCGCGTGCTGCGGGACACCAAGGATGTCGTCGGGCTGGGCATCGAGCACGACGAGGACGAGGTGGTGTCCTGCATCGCGCAGGGCCTGTCCGTCATCCACGGAGATATCAACAGGGAGCTGGCCGGGTTTCCCGACAACGCCTTCGACTATGTCGTGGTCTCCCAGACCCTGCAGCAGGCCTATGAACCGACGGCCCTCCTGCAGCAGCTGCTGCGGGTCGGGCGCCGGGGCATCGTCAGTTTTCCCAATTTCTGCTGTCTGCCGATCCGGTTGCAGATGGCCTTTTCGGGGCACGTTCCGGTCACGCCCGAGCTGCCCTATCAGTGGTACAACACGCCGAACATCCGGGTGCTCAGCCTTGAGGATTTCAGGGCCTATTCGCGGGCCGTGCCCTTTTCCATTACGCGCTCCCTGGCCGTGAATCCGTCCGGGGATGGAGGCATGCGTGAGGTCCGTTTCTGGCCCAACTTGCTGGCCTCGTATGGAATTTTCATGATAACCGCCGCATAA
- a CDS encoding glycerophosphodiester phosphodiesterase codes for MTNLSPAPRIWAHRGARSAAPENTMAAARAALEQGAFGWELDVHITLDGEIIVTHDHGLRRVTDIALRPDMPVRTSHVVDRLTLAQIRELDAGSWFARRDPFGTVASGEVGPERLAPYTDEKIPTLAEALDWTRESGLHVNVEIKDMLGGDDDGLVREVVRLIRASGIARRVLVSSFRQKSLELFRELCPEVPVGLLLDEKAMAASSQDIVARLQCLGAVALHPSIKGLFPGRIAAFREAGFEVNVYTVNREEDMLRLAREGAAGIITDFPARARTVLEAFKQEE; via the coding sequence ATGACCAATCTTTCCCCCGCGCCCAGAATCTGGGCGCATCGGGGCGCGCGTAGCGCGGCTCCGGAGAACACCATGGCCGCAGCCCGGGCTGCCCTTGAGCAGGGCGCCTTCGGCTGGGAGCTGGACGTGCACATCACCCTCGATGGAGAAATCATCGTCACCCACGATCACGGCCTGCGCCGCGTGACGGACATAGCGCTGCGCCCGGACATGCCCGTGCGGACATCGCATGTGGTGGATCGTCTGACCCTGGCCCAGATCCGCGAGCTTGATGCCGGGAGCTGGTTCGCCCGGCGCGACCCCTTTGGAACCGTGGCGTCGGGCGAAGTCGGTCCGGAGCGGCTGGCGCCCTACACGGACGAGAAGATACCCACCCTGGCCGAGGCCCTGGACTGGACGCGTGAGAGCGGCCTGCACGTCAACGTCGAGATCAAGGACATGCTCGGCGGTGACGACGACGGCCTGGTGCGCGAGGTTGTGCGGCTGATCCGTGCATCGGGGATTGCGCGGCGGGTGCTGGTCTCGTCCTTTCGGCAAAAATCCCTGGAACTGTTTCGTGAGCTGTGTCCGGAAGTGCCCGTGGGACTGCTCCTGGACGAAAAGGCCATGGCCGCCTCCTCGCAGGATATAGTCGCGAGGCTCCAATGCCTGGGGGCCGTGGCGCTGCACCCGTCCATCAAGGGGCTTTTTCCGGGTCGCATCGCGGCCTTTCGAGAGGCCGGATTCGAGGTCAACGTCTATACCGTGAACCGTGAAGAAGACATGCTCCGGCTGGCCCGTGAGGGCGCGGCCGGGATAATCACCGATTTTCCGGCCCGGGCCCGGACCGTGCTGGAAGCATTCAAGCAGGAGGAATAA
- the metX gene encoding homoserine O-acetyltransferase MetX — translation MTQPSVGTVLSKSFTFAHPPTPMVLDSGVEFGPVSLAYETYGTLNAERSNAVLICHALTGDAHVAGYHASDDKPGWWEHYVGPGKPIDTDRYFVVCSNVIGSCMGSCGPSSINPATGRYWGLDFPLVTIPDMVRAQRELLRHLGIDHLLAVTGGSLGGMQTLQWAAAYPEMMDGILALATTSRHSPQAIAFNEVARQSIMSDPNWKNGDYYDGVRPDLGLAVARMIGHITYLSDESMHVKFGRELRKGAFAFNFEGDFQVESYLHHQGKKFVERFDANAFLYVTKAADYFDLDLANPDSPARRALAATQARFQLVSFTSDWLYPTYQSRQVVDVLKALGRDVSFCEITAPWGHDAFLLPDERLESVVRGFLGGLHGC, via the coding sequence ATGACCCAGCCATCTGTCGGCACTGTACTGTCCAAGTCGTTCACCTTCGCCCACCCCCCGACGCCCATGGTTCTGGACAGCGGGGTGGAGTTCGGGCCCGTGTCCCTGGCCTACGAAACGTACGGGACCCTGAATGCGGAGCGGTCCAACGCCGTGCTCATCTGTCACGCCCTGACCGGCGACGCCCACGTGGCCGGTTATCACGCCAGCGATGACAAGCCCGGCTGGTGGGAGCACTACGTGGGCCCTGGCAAACCCATCGACACGGACCGCTATTTCGTGGTCTGCTCCAACGTCATCGGCAGTTGCATGGGTTCCTGCGGGCCGTCCTCCATCAATCCGGCCACGGGGCGCTACTGGGGTCTCGATTTTCCGCTGGTGACCATCCCCGACATGGTCCGCGCCCAGCGCGAGCTGCTCCGGCATCTCGGCATCGACCACCTTCTGGCCGTGACCGGGGGCTCCCTCGGGGGCATGCAAACCCTGCAGTGGGCGGCGGCCTATCCGGAGATGATGGACGGCATCCTGGCCCTGGCCACCACCAGCCGCCATTCTCCCCAGGCCATCGCCTTCAACGAGGTGGCCCGGCAGTCCATTATGAGCGACCCTAACTGGAAGAACGGCGACTACTACGACGGCGTGCGTCCGGATCTGGGTCTGGCCGTGGCGCGCATGATCGGGCACATTACCTATCTGTCGGACGAGTCCATGCACGTGAAGTTCGGCCGCGAGCTGCGCAAAGGCGCCTTCGCCTTCAACTTCGAGGGTGATTTTCAGGTCGAGAGCTACCTGCATCACCAGGGCAAAAAATTTGTGGAACGCTTCGATGCCAACGCCTTTCTCTACGTGACCAAGGCCGCGGACTATTTCGATCTGGACCTTGCAAACCCCGACAGTCCGGCACGGCGCGCCCTGGCCGCGACACAGGCGCGTTTTCAGCTGGTGTCCTTCACCTCCGACTGGCTGTATCCGACCTACCAGAGCAGGCAGGTCGTCGATGTGCTCAAGGCCTTGGGCAGGGACGTGAGTTTTTGCGAGATAACCGCCCCCTGGGGGCACGACGCGTTCCTGTTGCCGGACGAGCGACTGGAAAGCGTTGTCAGGGGTTTTCTGGGAGGGTTGCATGGCTGCTGA
- a CDS encoding DUF4242 domain-containing protein, which translates to MPKYIIEREIPGAGSMSAETLQGISKHSCGVLQEMGPSIQWVESFVTPDKIYCVYIAPSEEAVREHATKGGFPANSVSEVKTIIDPTTSEG; encoded by the coding sequence ATGCCGAAGTACATCATCGAGCGCGAGATCCCCGGCGCGGGCAGCATGTCCGCCGAAACCCTGCAAGGCATTTCCAAGCATTCCTGCGGAGTGCTGCAGGAGATGGGGCCGTCCATCCAGTGGGTGGAGAGCTTCGTGACGCCGGACAAGATCTACTGCGTGTACATCGCCCCCAGCGAGGAGGCCGTGCGCGAGCACGCCACCAAGGGCGGCTTCCCGGCCAACAGCGTGAGCGAAGTCAAGACCATCATCGATCCGACCACGTCCGAGGGGTAG
- a CDS encoding HD-GYP domain-containing protein: MKLLLALIPLFAVLAFFHPQPDACAFEAGRPVVLVIHSYAADYSWTRDMHAGIVSVLDAPDVRARWRVEYMDAKHHDSPEYHARLLELFREKYGRDRFDGVILTDDHALDFVAMHREELFPGTPMAACGINDLKSVPPGARDMNIIIESLAHLETLNAALRQNPGTRKVYVMIDGTLTGKSILREFLEQTRELAGQVEIEVVPPMTRDGLVRFAAERVHGELLYLLVYFQDAAGQVFTAEEIPRAVAAVSPVPVYAAWDFQLVSGVVGGCVTSAFGHGQKAARTLLDRLAGKNPPVAYSGLAGVNRHTYDHAALERFGISLSLLPVDALVLNRPLSYFEQHRSAILSALAVIAILGVIIALLVMNVLKQRRINHGNREIMNLNREMIETQRELLSTLGEVIETRSQETAYHVRRVAAYSALLGEKYGLPEEDILLLEAAAPMHDIGKIGIPDAILNKPGKLDDDEFESIKHHTVIGQRILHTSDRRLMAEARNIALQHHERWDGTGYPCGLKGEEISLPARICALADVYDALSLDRVYKKAWPREKVLEFIRRERGGMFDPRIVDLFFENLDEIEAIRYRLSDAAAGPTEIDISTKVECPGQK, translated from the coding sequence ATGAAGCTTCTTCTTGCCCTGATTCCTCTCTTCGCCGTCCTGGCATTCTTCCATCCGCAGCCGGATGCCTGCGCCTTCGAGGCTGGCAGGCCCGTGGTGTTGGTGATCCATTCCTACGCCGCCGACTATTCCTGGACCAGGGACATGCACGCCGGGATCGTCTCGGTCCTCGACGCCCCAGATGTGCGGGCGCGCTGGCGCGTGGAGTACATGGACGCCAAGCACCACGACTCGCCCGAGTACCATGCCCGGCTGCTGGAGCTTTTTCGGGAGAAGTACGGCCGGGACCGCTTCGACGGGGTCATCCTGACCGACGACCACGCCCTGGACTTCGTGGCCATGCACCGCGAAGAGCTGTTCCCCGGCACGCCCATGGCGGCCTGCGGCATCAACGACCTCAAGTCCGTCCCGCCGGGGGCCCGGGACATGAACATCATCATCGAGAGCCTGGCGCACCTCGAAACCCTGAACGCGGCCCTGCGGCAGAACCCGGGCACGCGCAAGGTCTACGTCATGATCGACGGCACCCTCACGGGCAAATCCATCCTGCGGGAATTCCTGGAGCAGACCCGCGAGCTGGCCGGACAGGTGGAGATCGAGGTCGTGCCGCCCATGACCCGGGACGGGCTCGTCCGATTCGCGGCAGAGCGCGTGCACGGGGAGCTTCTGTATCTGCTGGTCTATTTCCAGGACGCGGCGGGGCAGGTCTTCACGGCCGAGGAGATCCCGCGGGCCGTGGCCGCCGTCTCCCCCGTGCCGGTGTACGCGGCCTGGGATTTTCAGCTCGTTTCAGGCGTTGTCGGCGGCTGCGTGACCAGCGCCTTCGGGCACGGGCAGAAGGCCGCCCGTACCCTGTTGGACCGCCTGGCCGGAAAGAATCCGCCGGTCGCATACAGCGGGCTCGCGGGCGTGAATCGGCACACCTACGACCATGCCGCCCTGGAGCGCTTCGGCATCTCCCTGTCCCTGCTGCCCGTGGATGCGCTGGTGCTGAATCGCCCCCTGTCGTACTTTGAACAGCACCGCTCGGCCATTCTTTCGGCCTTGGCGGTCATCGCCATTCTGGGCGTGATCATCGCGCTGCTGGTCATGAACGTGCTCAAGCAGCGCAGGATCAACCACGGCAACCGCGAGATCATGAATCTCAACCGCGAGATGATCGAGACCCAGCGCGAACTGCTCTCCACCCTGGGCGAGGTCATCGAGACGCGTTCCCAGGAGACGGCCTACCACGTGCGCAGGGTGGCCGCCTATTCGGCTCTGCTGGGCGAGAAGTATGGCCTCCCCGAGGAGGACATCCTGCTGCTGGAAGCCGCCGCGCCCATGCACGACATCGGCAAGATCGGCATCCCCGACGCCATCCTCAACAAGCCCGGCAAGCTCGACGACGACGAGTTCGAGAGCATCAAACATCACACCGTCATCGGCCAGCGCATCCTGCACACCTCGGACCGCAGGCTCATGGCCGAAGCCCGCAACATCGCCCTGCAGCACCACGAGCGATGGGACGGCACGGGCTACCCCTGCGGCCTCAAGGGCGAGGAGATCAGCCTCCCGGCCCGCATCTGCGCCTTGGCCGACGTCTATGACGCCCTGTCTCTGGACCGCGTCTACAAGAAGGCCTGGCCCAGGGAAAAAGTGCTGGAGTTTATCCGGCGCGAGCGCGGTGGCATGTTTGACCCCAGGATCGTTGACCTCTTCTTCGAGAATCTGGACGAGATCGAAGCCATCAGGTACCGCCTTTCGGACGCGGCGGCCGGGCCGACGGAAATAGATATTTCGACGAAGGTGGAGTGTCCTGGGCAGAAGTAG